The DNA sequence tttaaaaattatcttattattcatctatcttatctttaaaattctatcttcaatttttgttgttttattttgatatagataaactaatcttatcttttctttaatattAACATTATAAATTGATGAATAATCCATCACTAATTATTCAATCCCACCATTGAAATCGTGTATCATTTtttttgattataaaaaatttaattatttttctttggaaCATCCATCTACTcaatatccaattttttttattttttatccgtCTATTTAATATCCACTATTTCTTCATCGTTAATCACGGTTGCAGTAATCAGCAAAGGTCCAATCAAGTTTTTCATTATAGTGTTCAAAAAATAAACCATCGTTTTGATTACAAAATCGAGGTCAGTGAATAGAATCTCTAATTTTGCAATTATTCGTTTCGATActttatttgtgaaattgattgtgtaaggaaaaaatatttttttatcttttattaattcacaaaaattgagaaatattaaaaagtaaatagatgttattattttttattattaattaattagctaGTAATCAGGGACGGACCTAGAGGGGGCGAGTAGTAGCCTGGACACCCAAAATTTTAAGAAACTATACTTATCTATAACAATTTATATTAGGAATACAGAGAGTTTGGTGTcgattatttttttcttattttacccCTATGTTTATAATCTAAAACAACATACTCAATCACGTACTCACGTTCTGTAAATTTTGCATTAACCCATGACAGAATGATGTAACTGCTCGTTAAGATATTCTTATTGGATGTAAATTAttgttacaaatatttttattaagatatgTTTTGAAGAAATAAAAGTAGAATATTTCAATaaggattaattttttaaaaaataaatttacactAATAATTTTTCTCTTCAAATTATTAACGTACTTTTCTAATATACTCTAAGTACCTACACAATATATAATATCAATTAGCGTTCAAATTTAAGTTCCAATATTGTTATTAACGAGAGaggtttattaatttttaaaaaaatttacacacAATAAGTTTTGTATCAATATATCAtgattcattttaaaaataatatttattcatCTAAGTTATAGAGTGTCttgaaaaatcatatttaaataatttttttattttttaactattttatatttttagattgaaaattttgtattttttttattcaagctttatttttatattttattttaattatcttattcaaaattattaatatgaatttttattttgtaggataaataaaaagatgagattttttttaataaattaaattattgaaaaacTTACTTATTATAAAAGAAGTTAAGTATATTTCTTGATTATAAGAATACATATAATTCACTTTTgaatgtaataaaaataaatataaatttattcaattttttaaaatttacattaatattaaggaaaagataagattagtttatctacatcaaaataaaacagcaaataaaaattgaagatagaattttaaagataagatagatgaataataagataatttcTAAAAAGATAACAAGATTGAAATAGGCGCAGGACACATTTCAATAAATTGGGTAgcattaccaatcgattgaagttGGCAAAAAATTCAACTTCATCACcttccaatcgattggattacattaccaatcgattgaatttggctaaaacttcaatgtaatcactttccaatcgattgtatttgacaaatccatgttgttttcgtgaattcaatcgattgagtaacaattggaaagtataaacaatcgattggtttAAGCGAAAACTATTCTACCTTACaactttcaatcgattgttttgtgataCACGGTAATTCAACCGATTGAGTtacaattcaatcgattgttttgataaaccaatcgattgaatttcaaggAAACACGATTTAGAAGCTATGGACGAACGTCACgagatcaaatttaatattttaatcgaTTGGAATGGCCAAAAGCTTTATTAGGATCAATGGAGGATATAATTGGTTgttgtttttgtatttgattgttaataaatataatagataattgataaaataataatttataaaataaaaaacaatttttataattaaataaaatatatgaaattaatttacaattaaaattagttcaaaaACTATGTAGCAATTGctaaaaaaactctaaaaatatGTTTTCTAATAGGATCATTAAGTGGTCCAAAAGTTCTGAGACCACCGAATCTTAAGCCAAGTTACAataataaagattttttttatttcaataaaagcCAAATATCATGCTCAAAATTTGAGAAAGAAGGTATTAAAGTTCATACAAAAGATTAACCATAGTAAAACATATTTCAACTCCACACCTAACTAGCATGTCATACTATCCTCATTTCTATAGGTTTTTTATCTCTAAGATTACTCTATTTCTTTGTTTAACtaacaacaaaataataaaCTGCTACCTCTAGCTTTTCTCCAAGTTCATAAAAATCTTACTTCCATCCATCTATTATAAACTTCAAAAGACACTCAAGATATTTAGTTTGCATAACATTTCTTTGGTGTATGAACTAACAAGGCCTTAAACTCGAGGCCAATCTTGTAAAACATACATGTCTACGGTTTTACTTGCTCAATATTGGATGTTGGGATCTATGgtcctttcattttttttcctttcataCCTGCAAAAAGAACGAATTCACATGATACTCCTTATTGTGGTCAAATACCAATAAAATTTATCCTCCTTATTCTATTAAGTGTCCACCTCTACTCTTACTCATACCGAGTCCACCCATCTATATCAATAATGTAAGaaacaataaatcaaataaacaaatttGATGGTAAAGGATGCAAAGTAAATATGTGCTTCTAAAATGGAGTGCTTTTATAATTCATAAATGTTCGATATATTCTTGTTTTACTAGCTATGGTTGAAGTTTTTGTTCTCTGTGTCTCTTCTATAATATATACCACGTTGAAATTTATAAAATGATAGAATTTTAGTTTTGACATTTAAATATCACTTATTTTATCACGTAAagttttaataaatattatttagaatattatttttgagTATTTGATTGCTAAAACTAAAacattattttataaaatctaacatgacatttaatatttgtatattcaaaattattttaaggactaatatatatcatattcacaaaatttaaggattaaataaaaataattaaaaatttaaagattaaattCAAACTCACAtataagattaaaaaataaattaagtattatctctaattttttttatctttgagtattattgatttttctaatttttagcatagctaattatttattgacttgaatatatttaatatttatcaattaatatttcaaattaaaaaacttatttttaaaatgaattgagagaaaagagaatagaaaaaaattattatttttattaaagataaaaaaacaaaaataataactaataataataataataataataataataataataataataataatatattattattattattattattattattattattattattattattattattattattattattattattattattaatggctaaaagaagggggttgaatcttagctcTTTTTTgctaaatattaattttttgatttttaaaggaatttcaggagatatttttattttttatctcgTGTTGAGTTGAGAGACACTTTTGTTTTGTCTCGTACTGAGTTGAGAGATATTTGTGTTTTTGTCTCCTGATAAACAGAAACAGAGAAAGGAGTAGGGAAGAAGAATTAACACCAAATATATCTTAGTTCAGCAACTAGGTGCAATGTGGTCTACATCTagccatcacaacaatgatgaaattttattatgttttcacAACATTACAAACACCAATTTCTCTCTAGGAACTACCCATTCCTACCAGGACAAATCCAGATTCTACACCCAATAATTTGACTGGAACTCAAAACTTAGCTTTCAACAGCAAAGTACTAACCCAACTTGTAAGAGAATATCCACAggatcatgaaacacaacatataGATGTACAAAGAAACTCTAAGATATTTATGGCTTTTTCTCTAATATTGATTACTGCCTTTTTTCTTACAAATCTCACCATATTTGCCTTTTTTTACCATAAGACTACTCAGACAGacaataagaaaaaaaaaaacaaaatgaacATCTTTGAAGGAGAGGAACTCAGGAACCTTGGGTAACTATGAGAACTCTATGCTTTCACTTACTCTTCTTAATCTCAACCCTTGACTGTTtacccttattatagaagggGAAGTTTCAAAGGTTGAAATCAGTTCAACCAAGCAACTTCTTCTCCAACCAAAAGCAGCAACGGTTTAgacagagagaagagagaggaaaAACCAAAAACCAACATACATGTACCTCTCTCAACCCATTTTATCAAGCTCCTTTAATCTGAACCCTTGATCTTGTCTTTGGCTCTAAGAAAGAATTTGGACCCTTGATGATCTTCTGACCCAAGACAGCTCCTTGCTTtatatttttgcttcttcccAAGTGTAACTCGGTAGCTACCTTCTTTCTTAGATGAACAAAAATGGAAGTGAACTTTTACAATTTAGATCTTTTTCTCTGACAGAAGCGAGTCCTTTCTTTTACTGGTATTGagaattttaaaacttttttttttcaaaatcttgccTTCAATGACAAAGATCTTGTCATGCCTTACTttagattttcttttttcataatctttttatcataagcttttcttataatttctttttcttctgatgacttctatcttcttttttatttgattgatatgagtgaaagaaaagagaagagaaagagaaaaaacaaaGCTTTTAGTACAATATTAAACTCAATTTAATTTTGAGTTTCGATTATACAATCAATTGAATTGAAACTTAAATTCTATTAACCAATAAAGTAGGTAATCCAAGAATGCATGCTCCATTTCTTTCTACCTCCAATTCGGACCAAGGAATTTATTGGTCCAAAAAAATATTGACTTAGATTTTGTACTACTTTTTTAGCctaatctattttattattttattgacATTCAGCCATATAGAatggaatattttttttttttaacatgaGAGATGGACAGTTTAATCACAGTGGGCATCAATTTTGGTTCGATCACAAACTTTCTGCAATTAAACAAACCATtggaaatatataataatttaataattttttaatcaatattttaataatatttgatcattattttaatataagttttttaaactcaacaattattattattattattattattattattattattattattattattatttcacgTTTTGTATGCGTTGCTAATTAGTTTCACCGCGTGACCATAGTGCAGATTCCAATTGCAAGATGAATATCGTAATTCAAGTTCATTAAGTACAATAAGCTAAGAGTATCTATCACTTTCTTTAAcaatttaagaaaagaaaaacaagtaaaacattaaaattaaaaggcgtgggagggagagagagggttTGAGTGAATAAACTCCACGTTGAAAACAAGAATCTTATATTAATATACGTGGCATTTCTCACACGAGCTCCTAAAGTTTTCACACCTTTGTTAattcatttatatatatatatatgatccAACACAACTAATTTCCCAAACAAACCCCAATTACTAAGCTTTATACGAACTTAGCTTCCATAATAATAACGGTGACATTAGTCAATACTCAATACCATGTTACTCAATTCTTCTTCCTCCATTATTTCAAATGTTCATCTTGCCAAACATAACGAACCAGTGGAACCTCTTATTAGTAATCATAGAATTATTAACAGTTCTCGGATCCGTTGCGTGGCAACAACCACAGCCGTTGTTCCTCCAAGAAAATCAGCAAATTACCAGCCTAACCTCTGGACTTTCGACTTTTTACAGTCCTTAAAGCATCATTATTCGGTAATAATCAAGCATACTTTATTTTTTACGTAcacctttattattattaaccgttagagaaataattatttatatatttttattaattaatttatatttttcagaTAAATAATTTCATAACCACAGAATTTTTAGGACATAACAAGTTTAGTGTTAGGTCTATCATTTTCAAAACTAAGGATTTTagtataagataaaaaaaaaagaattatttaaaaattaacgTGATTTTCTCTTTGTATATGCAGGATTCGATATACGAGGATTTAAATGGGAATCTAAAAGAGAAAGTTAGGAGAATGATAAAGCAGAAGGAAGATAATGGAGAGATATGGCATAAGCTGGATCTAGTTAATGATGTGAAGAGGTTGGGTCTGAGTTACCACTTTGAGAAGGAAATAGAAGAAACACTTGATAGGTTTGTGTCTAGTAGTGGCAAATTTGTGAATACGAATAACCTGCACGAAACCGCTTTAAGCTTCAGGCTCCTAAGAGAATATGGCTATGATGTCTCAccaggtatatatatatatatatatatatatatatatatatatataacgttgcctctctttctctttctctttctctctctctatatatatatagttgtcCGCTTCTGGGACTTCATGGGAGGACCACAAGAGAATGTAGAAAGGAATTCGAACACGACTCTCAAGTGATAAAGACATAggagatttaattattaaattgtggagtgtggagttggaattatttttatttttattttttaaaattagtagtGAGAGTGGAATCTGAAAAGATTAGTACCAAGAGATTATTTCATTTGAATTATAACTCATTGATAtagaattgatttttttatcataaaagaaaattccaaagtaaacttttttttttcaaacattagttaattttttaataaaaaattttaaaattttaaatatttaaaattaaaattataatttataattttaaattttaaatcttccaaaaaaataattatttaaaagataattttataaaataaaaattaattaatattaaggacttaaaaagttaattatctataaatcttttaatttacttcttaaaatttaaaaattaattatctgtaattttttaaattacatatcaatatatttattatttttggttaaCAGTTAGTTGATAATATGATGATGAGTTACTAAACTAAATAACAAGTTTtaaccattttttttattatttagttgAAATTTAGAGATgtgatattatatattatactaGTCACCcttaaaacaacaaatcaaTGGATATATAGTGAAACATGTTTGATAATCATGATGTAGATGTGTTTGAGAAGTTCAAGGACAAGAAGAATAACTTCAAGAAAAGCCTTACCAAAGACGTGAAAGGGATGCTGAGTCTATACGAGGCATCATTTCTTGGTTATGAAGGAGAAACAATCTTGGATGAGGCAAAATCATTCACAACCTTCCATCTCAAGAACTTAATCATCAATGATGAGAATAATGTCCTCTTAGAACAAGTGAAGCATGCATTGGAACTTCCATTGCATCATAGAATCCAAAGACTTGAAGCCAGATGGTACATTGAGGCTTATGAAAAAAGAAGAGACGCAAATAGGATATTACTTGAAGCAGCTAAATTAGATTTTAACGTTGTTCAATCAACACTTCAAAAAGACCTTCAAGAAATCTCAAGGTAATTAATATAATCACTTTAATTTATACTTCGATTTATATATATGACACTTAATTAACAATTTTCtaaaacatatttattatgtctattaaaaataattatagctataattttttattttttaattttaaatacataaaataaaaaattattttaattaatttaaaatacgcatgaaatatattataaaatcacATAAAATTTTTCGCAATATACATCTCGATCGATTATGGGTACCATAAAAACCTACTTCAATTAGTGttgttttataaattaaaataatttttttaaatataatttaaactcTAATTACTATAATTTAAATGAATAGAAAGAAGACACATGAATATGAATAGTTAATCTCTAACATATACTTTACGCAAAAGTTTCTTTTTAGATTTGtgtaaatttttgcataaaTCTTTTTATTCCTAATATCATGTTATATTTAATATGAATGATCTTATTTCTGACTAAGttaactattttatttatttgcttcTAGCTAATCGATCAATAAAGATTTGCatcaattacaaaaatattattttagactAATTTTTCTGTTATCTCTTAAATATTTTGTAATGATAATATGAAGATGGTGGAAGCAAGTGGGAGTAGCCTCAAAGTTAAGCTTCAGCAGAGACAGGTTAATGGAGTGTTTCTTTTGGACTGTTGGAATGGCCTTTGAGCCTCATTTCAGTGATCTCCGTAAAGGGTTAACCAAAGTCACTTCCTTCATTACAATAATCGATGATGTCTATGATGTTTATGGGACCTTGGATGAGCTTGAGCTTTTCACCGCAGCTGTAGAAAGGTTATTTATTTCTTCATCAATTCTTTTCTTAAATAACCAATTGGTCAAGTATCTGaattagtttatatatatatatatatatatatatagcatataatttaagtttaattacttttttgttctctataattttattaaatttttaattaaatttttatatatatatttttttaattggttCCTGTATTgctttaattttgtaattaagtcctttctagtgtaaaaaatattagagttaattgaatattttttcataaattaaaagtatttataattaaaaacttaattaaatctCTGACCGCAtgtattttggtaaaaatattatgttaattttaacatttttaacataaaaaagatgtaattacaaaatttaaaacaatgtagagacccaattaaaaaaaaatatataagaattcaattaaaaatttagtaaaattataaaaatcaacaaaataattaaacctataatttacttaagtgtaaaaatatcaaataaacaGGGATGGAATAcgtattatattatttaaagtGTTGGTGAAGTAGCTGCTTGTTAATTAATTAGGTGCTaattgttaaattaaaaaatattatataaaattagtcactaaatgaattattatatatttattgattTACATAATTTTTTCAACTTTAGTTAGTTATCAAAATAATCGAACttgtaataaaagaaaaattaaatctGTACTACGTAATTGATcaataatcaaatttatttgtagtaatataattgttttttataaaatactaaatacatatttttatacTTAGTAAGTAGTAACTGattgattttagtatatatttaacctaataaaatagaacatGTTTCAGTTGGGACATTAAAGCAGTTCAAGTTCTACCAGATTACATGAGGATTTGCTTTCTAGCACTCTACAACACTGTTAACGAATTGGCCTATGATGTTCTTTACAAGCAAGGACTTGACATCCTTCCCTACCTCACCAGAACAGTAAGTgcaataattattattatgaataAGCGGAAACAAATtgttaactttttatttttggggTAGTTAtaacatcaaaataattgattAATGTTGTATGTGATGGTTTTTTAATTACAGTGGTCAGATATGTTGAAAGCATTCCTAATAGAAGCCAAGTGGTGCAAGGagaaaaatataccaaaatttGAGGAGTACCTCAATAATGCTTGGGTGTCAGTGTCTGGTGTTGTTATATTAACGCATGCCTATTTCTTATTGAATCACAACATCACTAAAGAAGCACTTGATTCCTTGCATAATTATCATGACCTATTGCGTGGACCATCTACTATTTTTCGACTTTGCAATGATTTGGGAACCTCTAAGGTGATTTAATTTGGCTCACTACAACAATAGCGGTGGAAATTTTGCGATGGTTTTATAAAACCGTcacaaaat is a window from the Arachis stenosperma cultivar V10309 chromosome 3, arast.V10309.gnm1.PFL2, whole genome shotgun sequence genome containing:
- the LOC130970326 gene encoding tricyclene synthase EBOS, chloroplastic-like, giving the protein MLLNSSSSIISNVHLAKHNEPVEPLISNHRIINSSRIRCVATTTAVVPPRKSANYQPNLWTFDFLQSLKHHYSDSIYEDLNGNLKEKVRRMIKQKEDNGEIWHKLDLVNDVKRLGLSYHFEKEIEETLDRFVSSSGKFVNTNNLHETALSFRLLREYGYDVSPDVFEKFKDKKNNFKKSLTKDVKGMLSLYEASFLGYEGETILDEAKSFTTFHLKNLIINDENNVLLEQVKHALELPLHHRIQRLEARWYIEAYEKRRDANRILLEAAKLDFNVVQSTLQKDLQEISRWWKQVGVASKLSFSRDRLMECFFWTVGMAFEPHFSDLRKGLTKVTSFITIIDDVYDVYGTLDELELFTAAVESWDIKAVQVLPDYMRICFLALYNTVNELAYDVLYKQGLDILPYLTRTWSDMLKAFLIEAKWCKEKNIPKFEEYLNNAWVSVSGVVILTHAYFLLNHNITKEALDSLHNYHDLLRGPSTIFRLCNDLGTSKAELQRGEAASSIICYMRENGASEKCAHKYINNVLDETWKKMNKDRVINSPFSKSFIETAMNLGRISQCTYQYGDAHGAPDASAKNRIRSLIIEPVSL